TCCAGGTCGTCCATCCCGCACTGCTGCGGAGCTGCAGAATGGCGGTCTCGACGATTACAGGCGATCGGGACAGTCTGACATTCTGACCCGCCCGCCCGCTTCCTGCGCCCAATATTTCCGCAGCTGCGGTCACGGCCTGTTCGGCGATCACCATGTTGACGTCGATCAGCCGCACGCGCAGCGGCGGATCGGCAGGATCTACGCGGCTGATGCGTATCCAGGCGACGATTCGCTCGGCCAGCCTGGGATCATCGATCCGTGGCGGCAGATCGCCGACGCCCAGCAGATCCGGATCGGGCGTCTCGAAACTGTCGGCCGTCCAGTCGCCCAGGCGTGGGGCGCCGTTGCCGTCCATATCGGGCAAGCGCAGTCGCAGCGTGCCGGAATGGGCAAAGCCGTCCGTCTCGTCGGACGCGGCTGAAAGCCTTAGAAAGGATAGCGTATCCACGCGCTTTTGGGGCGATGTGAAACGGCCGGTGCCGATATCATATCGTACCGGAAAGCGGGTTTCGGCGGTGGTGCCGGAATCCGGACAGCGCTTGTGGTCGGTCGGGCCGCACAGTGCATCGTCGGTGCGGATGCCGATACTGATCTGCTTGCCCGAAATGCGTTGGCGTACCAGGTCCACGGCTACATCTTTGGGGGCCAGCAGGCACAACCATAGCATGCCGTCCACGCTGCCGCCGGTGGATGTGGCGGGGGGCAGTGCCCCGCCGATCGGCGCGGGAAGCGGGGTTGCCATATAGCGCGTGAGCGCGGGGACGCTGGCCATGTGCAGATGATCCTGCAGCAAGCTGGTCACGCTGTCTTCGCCAGGAAGGGGATCGCCGGTGAAGGGAGCCTTGATCCACGCCATGGCCTCTACCGGCAGCACGCTGATTTCGCCGGTCGGCTGGAAGAATATGTCGCCAGCGCCCAGTTGAATGCGTGGGGCCACCGGCGAAAAGTCGGGCGTGACGGGATCGGCGATGCCTTTGGGCAGATCGAGCCGGACCAGGGCGCGTGCCACCTGCGCGGCGCGCGGGGGTACGTCCAGCAATGCCAGGAAGGCCAGACGCTGGGCTTCGGGAACGCGATTGAGACGATAAAGAAGATTGTCGCCGAGGAAGGCAAATAGTTCGATCAGAGCGATGCCGGGGTCGCCGGCATTATGATCGGTCCATTCGGGGGCATGGACGGGGATGCGGCGGATCAGCTCCGCGCGAAGATCGTCATAGCTGCGATCATCCAGGCGAGGCGGGCGCAGGGTCATGCCACGCTCTGGAGATAGAAGGGAAAGACCATGTTGCGCGGGCCGGGATCGGCGCGCAGCGAATAGGTGATGGCGATCCGTAACAGCGTGGGGGTACGTGGATCGGGCGCGGTGACGGATATGCTGGCGAGTTGAACACGTGGTTCGTGACGCTGGATCGCCTCCTCTATGGCGCGCCTTATCTCCGCCCGCGTTTCGACCGAATTGGGCTGAAACAGGAAGCGGCGCAGTCCAGCGCCATAGGTCGGCCGGCCGATGCGTTCACCTGGCTCGGTCAACAGCAGCGCGCGCAGCGCCTGATCGACGGCGTCGGCACCCATGATCCAGTCCCAGCCGGTGGCCGTGACGAGCGGAAATCTGACCCCCCTGCCCAGTTGTGCAAATGATATGGCCATGGTCAGCCTCCCTTCTTGGGTGCCGGTACGGGCAGGCAGAATTTGAGGAACAGCATCCAGGCAAAGCCGGGGATGGCGATCAGGATCGAAAAGATGATCGAGAACAGAACGAAGGCGCAGATCGTGACGACCGGAATGCCGAAGCTGCAGATCCAGCCTATGCCCCAGGCACGCCGGGTGTCCTGTGGCGTCGCACCGACGCTGACGGCCGAATTGCGCGGTGTGATGAAGAAGGAATAGGGGCGCGCCCTTGCCTTGGCGATACGGGGAATGTCCCGGATCAGGCGGGGAATATCCGGCATCTGGATCGTCACCGGCCGGGCACCCAATATGTCCGTCGGTTCGGCGATGGTGAAGGGTTCGGTGCGATTGGTCCAGATGATCTGATCCGGCTCGCAATCGCTACGGCCACTGATCCGGGCGAAGGCCCAGGCGGCATAAATGCTGTCATGGTCGAACCGCAGGCGTTTGACCCGGCTGCGTGCGCGGGCCTCGCGCCGCATGGCCGGCAGGCCCGCCGCCGCAATATAGCTGTCTGCCACGGCATCCTTCATCGCGTCGAATTGAGCCGTCGCCGGCATCGGGCCGGGAAACAGCAACAGTCCGCTGGCAGGCTGCTCAAACAGATCCAGCCCCGCCGCGCGCAGTCGCGGCACTGCCGTTCCGGCGACGCCGAAATAGGCGGCCAGTTGCGGACCGGCGATTGCACCTGCGCGGCGTTCGATCATCGCGGGAAAGGCGCTGCCGGCCGCGCTGCCGGCTTCCTCGATCGGGCCGTACATGGTTTCGAGTGCCAGGCCTGCCTTATGGACATCATATGCCAATGTGCTGCCGTTGATGCTGGTATCGAGTGTCGGGAAGTCGGGCGCTATATCCGCCGGGTTGCGGACTTCGTTGAGTCCGAGCAGTATCTCGATCTCCGCACCCGCGCTGCTCGCGGTCGCCCGGGGCAGCATGTAGCTTTGGCCATCGATGATCTGAGGGGCGCTGCCCAGCAGTGCGACATGCTTGATCTGCGCCTGATCCAGCAATGTGGTCAGCAACGCGATCCGACACCGGCGCAGGCGCAGCAGGGCGAGCGCCAGCAGCGCGCGTGCCTCTGCATCCTCCCCCGATGCGCCATGGGGGGCGGTCGGTCGATCAGCCAGCGCATGCAGACGGGCGATGACAAGGACGTTCCAAGGCCCTGCCAGCAGGTTGGCGAGATTGGGCGGCAGGATGTCGAAGGCGGCGCGTGGCGCCGCCTGGTTACCGCCGCTGGCCCAGAAGATGTCGGCGGCCGCTGGGGGCGCGCCATCGACGTCGCTCGGGGCAAGCAGCGACCAGGTTCGCCGCAACGCAGCCTGGAGCATGGCCGACAGGCCGGAATCGGGATCGAAGCCTTCGCTGCCGATCGTGCTGCGCGCCATGGCGATTGCGGCTGTGCTGGGCCGTGGCGGCAGCAGGGTCAGGTTGAGCAGATTGCGTAATGCGGGGCGCAGGCGCTGGCGGATATCGTCCGGATCTGCCCAGGCGGTGGCCAGCGTGACGCGGGCATTGTCGGCCAATGCCTGCGCCATGTCCGCGCTGCTCATGCCCGGCTCTTCATCGACCGCCTGCTCGGCAGCGGAAAAAACCGGAATGAGGCCGGCCAGCGTCAGCGCCGGCCCAGTGTCGGGCAAGGCGGCCAGTGGAGCACGGTCAAGCATCGGCATCGGTGCCGTGGCGGGCAGGCCTAGGCGGGCGCGTATCTCTGCATCATGGCCATCCCATGCGGCTGTTGCGATCGCGTCCGGGTCGGCAGGCAGGCCGCCCTTCAGCGCGAACCACAGTCCGCGCTTGCCGTCCGTCGTGACCCAGTCTTCCCAGTGTTCGCCTTCGCTGTCCCTGACAAGCCGTCGCACGACGATGCCGGCGCTCTTCAGCCGGCTCCGCGTCACGCGAGGCAGGCCGGGGCGATGGCAGACGAGGTCGCAGGCCAGATAGGTGAAGCGCAGATGCAGCGGCAGATAAAGCTTGCGCAGCCAGGCCGGGCCGGACGGGGCGGTTGGCACGCCGTCCGGGTCGATGTCGGCCCCCGCATCCGGCTCGATCGCAAGCGGCAGACCCCGCCGGATTGCAACCGGATCATAGCGGGGGTTACCGTTCGCCGCGATCATGCCCGATGGCGGTTCAGCCCAGTCGCGCCAAGCCAGCAGCGACGGCAGGGGCGCCGCGCCGGCCACCAGCGCGGTCAGGTCCTCGACGAAATGATCGCCCTCGAAAGACAGGAGAGGCGGTACGTCGTCGGGATGGGGCGAAGTGCCCGGCATGCGCAGAAAGGATGGCATGCCGGCGAACAGCATTTCGCGCGTATAGCGCGGTGCCGCCGGCACGATCAGCCGCCGGCGCGGCGCCAGGACGCCACTCACCATATGTTCCCCGCTCCCGGCGTGTAGCTTGCCGAAATTACGCTGTTGGTGATGACCGTGTCGGCCTGCACTACGCCGGAAAAGCGAGACAGCGGGGCATCGACCTGCACCATCCCGGCGGTCACCTTCAACATGGCCGGTGCGCTTATCTCGACCTGTGCATTGGCGGTCATCTTGATGTTGCCGGCCGCATCGAATTCGATCCTGGCACCATTGGAATGGGACAGGGTGATCGTCCCGCCGGCGGCGTCGTCCAGCGTCAGATGGTGGCCGCCCTGCGTCTCAAGCTGGACCTTTTCGCTGCCGCTGGTGTCGTCGAATGTCAGCACATGTCCGCTGCGGGAGGTGATGCTGCGGATATTATTATCCGCATCCATGGTTTCGGGCGGCGTATCATGGCCGTTCCACAGGGCACCGATCACGACCGGGCGGCGCGGGTCGCCTCCGACGAACACGACCAGCACTTCATCGCCGGGCTCGGGAATGAACCATGTACCCCGGTCGCCGCCCGCCATCATCGTCGCCAGCCTGGCCCAGGGCTGGGCGTCAGGCCCGTCGTCGCCATTGACCATCGGCAATTCGATTCGGATGCGGCCCTGTCCATCCGGGTCCTGAACGTCGCGGACCTGGGCCGGATAGACCCCATAGAGTCGGGGGTGCGGGTCGGCCATGGGAACCATGGTGCCAGGATCGCCGGGCATCATGCCGGTATGCCCAGCATGGCACGCGATGCCTCGAAATGGGTGCGATAGCCCTGCACCATGTCGAAGACATGGCGGACGGCAGTGAGCTGATATGTGCCGGAAAAGAGCGGCCCCAGCTCGACCAGTTCGACCCTACGCCCGACGCGGAGTTCCGGGTTGCCATTGGCGACGCCGCGACCGCGCACAAATTGCCGCGCGCGCGCCTTCATCCGGGATTCGGCCAGACTGCGTGCCTCTTCGGGCGTAGCGGGCATCGCATCATGGACATCTTCTGCCGCATCGGGCCATAATTGGCCCAGCAGCTCCGGTCCGGTGCGGCCCTGGGTTCCGTCGCCGACCTGCTGGGCAATATCCGCGCCAGCGCTTTCGTGGATCGCCTCCTTCTGCGCGACGTCCCAGCCATGAACATGGACAGCCGTACGTTGGTGCGCCAGATCCGCCATGACGGTGAAGCGGATCAATTCATTGTAGCTGCTCATGGCAATAGGGGGAGCCACGAAACTGTCGCGGGCCGCCACGATCAGGTCGCGATCGTCGAGCCGGAGGATCGCATCAGCCGCTGCCGCCCGTTCGCGCATAAGCG
The sequence above is drawn from the Sphingobium sp. AP49 genome and encodes:
- a CDS encoding putative baseplate assembly protein; this encodes MTLRPPRLDDRSYDDLRAELIRRIPVHAPEWTDHNAGDPGIALIELFAFLGDNLLYRLNRVPEAQRLAFLALLDVPPRAAQVARALVRLDLPKGIADPVTPDFSPVAPRIQLGAGDIFFQPTGEISVLPVEAMAWIKAPFTGDPLPGEDSVTSLLQDHLHMASVPALTRYMATPLPAPIGGALPPATSTGGSVDGMLWLCLLAPKDVAVDLVRQRISGKQISIGIRTDDALCGPTDHKRCPDSGTTAETRFPVRYDIGTGRFTSPQKRVDTLSFLRLSAASDETDGFAHSGTLRLRLPDMDGNGAPRLGDWTADSFETPDPDLLGVGDLPPRIDDPRLAERIVAWIRISRVDPADPPLRVRLIDVNMVIAEQAVTAAAEILGAGSGRAGQNVRLSRSPVIVETAILQLRSSAGWTTWTRAESLALAGPDDPVYALDSDGTVTFGDGVHGRMPLPGEAIRTLGYRYGGGVRGNVGAGAITRVRGASLRAINPLPAEGGQDAETPAEAQARIPKILRHGDRAVCAEDFVDLALETPGTAVGRAHVLPRHKPHERVDGIAGVVTLIILPAYDPITPDTPTPDKDMLRRVCAWLEPRRLITTELYVTPPTYVPVDIAVAVEPEPGTGEETLRHWVELALRQHFAPLPPYGPDGSGWPFGRIVRDRDAEAAALRVQGVRLVNETVVQGEAIDAAGLATPASAAVPMRAWQLPVIRTVEIAIGANAVAPPLTPPPPTPPKGMPVPVEQEEC
- a CDS encoding GPW/gp25 family protein, translated to MAISFAQLGRGVRFPLVTATGWDWIMGADAVDQALRALLLTEPGERIGRPTYGAGLRRFLFQPNSVETRAEIRRAIEEAIQRHEPRVQLASISVTAPDPRTPTLLRIAITYSLRADPGPRNMVFPFYLQSVA
- a CDS encoding phage baseplate assembly protein V, which encodes MADPHPRLYGVYPAQVRDVQDPDGQGRIRIELPMVNGDDGPDAQPWARLATMMAGGDRGTWFIPEPGDEVLVVFVGGDPRRPVVIGALWNGHDTPPETMDADNNIRSITSRSGHVLTFDDTSGSEKVQLETQGGHHLTLDDAAGGTITLSHSNGARIEFDAAGNIKMTANAQVEISAPAMLKVTAGMVQVDAPLSRFSGVVQADTVITNSVISASYTPGAGNIW
- a CDS encoding contractile injection system protein, VgrG/Pvc8 family, with protein sequence MAEADFLVTGRPRFTIDGTASDLLERTCFRLEVAETDQGLATLEAVFLNLDHPHPGEAVDFLHFDGRSIDLGRSIEISFTMSENPISIFKGFVMAIGGAFPEAREPELIIHAEDGLARARIRRRTRLFERSNDADIIGEVATETSWIPDNGIAGPAHIQHWQVNQSDLALMRERAAAADAILRLDDRDLIVAARDSFVAPPIAMSSYNELIRFTVMADLAHQRTAVHVHGWDVAQKEAIHESAGADIAQQVGDGTQGRTGPELLGQLWPDAAEDVHDAMPATPEEARSLAESRMKARARQFVRGRGVANGNPELRVGRRVELVELGPLFSGTYQLTAVRHVFDMVQGYRTHFEASRAMLGIPA